The Mucilaginibacter yixingensis genome window below encodes:
- a CDS encoding glycoside hydrolase family 2 protein: MSARAQSIAACSEANLDGKWNVIIDWYGSGNAADIASNKQATGKDDFVEFSFDNSQTLAVPGDWNYQRDELKYYEGTVWYQRDFDYLPRRGKRAYLHFDGVSYRCEVYLNGKLLGGHEGSFTPFQFDVSGIIKRGKNLLVLKANNERREDAIPARKFDWWNYGGITRSVNLLTVPDEHIADYFIQLKKGSLTDLCGWVQLSDKQYRQVRLEIPEAHIKKVLTTDSAGRAQIDLPAKLALWSPEQPKLYAVKLYAGNDTVTDLIGFRSIEVKGTQILLNKKPVFLRGISFHEEMPQRAARAYSEADSRTLLTWAKELGCNFVRLAHYPQNPQTVKLAEQMGLMMWEEIPVWQGIQFSNPQILSKANNMLHEMIERDKNRCGIIIWSLSNETAPGPDRNATLTQMAKDARAMDDTRLISSAFDHFKYSGNQILIDDPLSESLDVLAANKYMGWYAKWPAGPGNVVWKSTFNKPLIISEFGAEALYGNHGAKDTASLWTEEYQEQLYKDNLAMFKNIPFLQGVCPWILADFRSPGRMQAQYQQGWNRKGLLSDKGFKKKAWYVMHSFYQQKQQENKAK, encoded by the coding sequence ATGTCTGCCAGGGCGCAAAGCATAGCTGCTTGTTCTGAGGCTAATCTGGATGGTAAATGGAATGTAATTATAGATTGGTATGGAAGCGGTAACGCGGCCGATATAGCCAGCAATAAACAAGCCACCGGGAAGGATGATTTTGTAGAGTTTTCTTTTGATAACAGCCAAACGCTTGCCGTTCCCGGCGATTGGAACTATCAGCGTGATGAACTGAAATATTACGAAGGCACCGTTTGGTATCAGCGCGATTTTGATTACCTGCCCCGGCGGGGTAAACGCGCCTATCTGCATTTTGATGGGGTAAGTTATCGCTGTGAGGTTTATCTGAATGGCAAACTATTGGGCGGTCACGAAGGTAGCTTTACACCATTTCAGTTTGATGTAAGCGGCATCATCAAGCGGGGTAAAAACCTATTGGTGCTAAAGGCAAACAACGAGCGCCGGGAGGATGCCATCCCGGCTCGCAAGTTTGATTGGTGGAATTACGGCGGTATCACGCGCAGCGTAAACCTGCTTACCGTACCCGATGAACACATAGCCGACTATTTTATCCAACTAAAGAAAGGCTCGCTTACTGATCTTTGCGGCTGGGTGCAGCTTAGCGATAAACAATACCGGCAAGTGAGGCTGGAGATACCAGAGGCACATATAAAAAAGGTGCTTACTACAGATAGTGCCGGTCGCGCGCAGATCGATTTGCCGGCAAAGCTCGCCTTATGGTCGCCGGAACAGCCCAAGCTTTATGCGGTGAAACTATATGCGGGGAACGACACCGTTACAGATTTGATCGGCTTCCGTTCCATTGAGGTAAAGGGCACGCAGATCCTGCTTAATAAAAAGCCGGTATTTCTGCGGGGCATCAGCTTTCATGAGGAAATGCCACAGCGTGCCGCCCGGGCTTATAGCGAGGCTGATTCGCGCACGTTGTTAACCTGGGCTAAAGAGTTGGGTTGCAATTTTGTGCGCCTGGCACATTACCCACAAAACCCGCAAACAGTAAAACTGGCCGAGCAAATGGGCCTGATGATGTGGGAGGAGATCCCCGTTTGGCAGGGCATCCAGTTCAGTAATCCGCAAATACTCAGTAAGGCCAACAACATGCTGCACGAAATGATTGAGCGCGATAAGAACCGTTGTGGCATCATTATCTGGAGTCTCTCTAACGAGACAGCTCCCGGTCCCGACCGCAATGCCACCCTGACTCAAATGGCCAAAGACGCCCGCGCGATGGACGATACCCGCCTTATTTCGTCGGCCTTTGATCATTTTAAATATAGTGGCAACCAGATTTTGATAGATGATCCGCTGAGTGAGAGTTTGGATGTGCTGGCGGCCAACAAATACATGGGCTGGTATGCCAAATGGCCCGCCGGACCGGGCAATGTGGTCTGGAAAAGTACTTTCAATAAACCGCTCATTATCTCTGAGTTTGGTGCCGAAGCCCTCTATGGCAATCACGGCGCTAAAGATACCGCCAGCTTGTGGACCGAAGAATACCAGGAGCAGCTATATAAAGACAACCTAGCCATGTTTAAAAACATCCCATTTCTGCAGGGTGTTTGCCCCTGGATCCTGGCCGATTTCAGGAGCCCCGGCCGCATGCAGGCTCAGTATCAGCAGGGGTGGAACAGAAAAGGTTTGCTATCAGACAAAGGCTTTAAAAAGAAGGCCTGGTATGTGATGCACAGCTTTTATCAGCAAAAACAACAAGAAAATAAAGCCAAATAA
- a CDS encoding glycoside hydrolase family 3 C-terminal domain-containing protein, translating to MFKALLHLRKVICAGALIWCGLITAGAQPKINAKPVPQLGKNSIKEVIAAMTLQEKALMVIGGGRTGTGIILGDGSMIGRTESRLPGAAGGTNAIPRLGIPAMVLPDGPAGLRIDVKRQGDNKLYYATAFPSATTLASTWDTALVKRVGAAFGNEVLEYGADIILAPGINIHRNPLGGRNFEYYSEDPVVAGNIAAAIIKGFQSNGIGTSIKHFVANNQEANRAGINELITERSLREIYLKAFEIAIKKSQPWTVMSSYNLVNGTHTSERADLLTTVLRDEWGFKGYVMTDWGGKAKNLIAQMNAGNDVIMPGNANQVNRIISAVEHDSLDVKVLDRNVEHILNIIVKSPSFKHYKYSGAPDLKAHAQVSRQAGAEGMVLLENHGNALPLKSSQKNIALLGNASYATIAGGTGSGDVNKVHVISLAGGLTNADFMPEAQLAATYNSYVSDWRKRSRELNIADYQLNTLAAKCDVAVLTIGRNSGETKDRDLDSNYHLKPAELSLIDRTATAFHQQGKKLIIVLNICGPIDTKAWRTKADAILLAWQPGQEAGDAMADVLTGKVNPSGKLATTFTENYEDVPSARDFPGTPAASPEQVAYREGIYVGYRYYDTFNIKPAYEFGYGLSYTTFKISPVKLAAALVKNRLTAQVTITNTGKVAGKEVVQVYVAAPAKSIAKPAQELKDFAKTRLLKPGESQTFTFNIPVASLASFHNDKNAWITDAGQYLLKIGTSSRQIAQTSIFNISATMVTERVHSVLHPPQSVDVYNAQ from the coding sequence ATGTTTAAAGCTTTACTTCATCTCCGCAAGGTTATTTGTGCAGGTGCATTGATTTGGTGTGGATTGATAACTGCCGGCGCGCAACCAAAGATTAATGCTAAACCCGTTCCGCAGCTTGGTAAAAACAGCATTAAAGAAGTGATAGCCGCCATGACGCTGCAAGAAAAAGCCTTAATGGTGATAGGGGGCGGGCGTACAGGCACCGGTATAATTCTGGGCGATGGCTCTATGATCGGCCGTACAGAATCGCGCTTACCCGGAGCGGCGGGTGGCACCAACGCTATACCTAGACTAGGCATCCCGGCTATGGTATTACCAGATGGCCCTGCGGGTCTGCGTATTGATGTAAAACGCCAAGGCGATAACAAGCTTTATTATGCCACGGCTTTTCCTTCTGCCACTACGCTGGCATCAACCTGGGATACGGCACTGGTAAAAAGGGTAGGAGCTGCATTTGGTAACGAAGTGCTGGAGTATGGTGCCGATATCATCCTGGCGCCGGGCATTAACATTCACCGCAATCCGCTTGGGGGCAGAAACTTTGAGTATTATTCAGAAGATCCTGTGGTAGCAGGTAATATTGCCGCAGCCATCATCAAAGGTTTTCAAAGTAACGGCATAGGTACTTCCATTAAACACTTTGTGGCTAATAATCAGGAGGCTAATCGCGCGGGAATTAATGAACTGATTACCGAACGATCATTAAGGGAGATCTACCTCAAAGCATTTGAGATCGCCATTAAAAAATCGCAACCGTGGACGGTCATGTCGTCATACAATCTCGTTAACGGCACCCATACCTCTGAACGTGCCGACTTGCTCACCACCGTTTTACGTGACGAATGGGGTTTTAAGGGTTATGTGATGACAGACTGGGGCGGCAAGGCCAAAAACCTGATTGCCCAGATGAATGCCGGTAACGATGTAATTATGCCCGGTAATGCCAATCAGGTAAACCGCATTATCTCGGCGGTTGAGCATGACTCGCTGGATGTTAAGGTGCTTGACCGTAACGTGGAGCACATCCTTAACATCATCGTTAAATCGCCTTCTTTCAAACACTACAAATACTCCGGCGCGCCCGATCTGAAAGCGCACGCACAAGTATCCCGACAGGCTGGTGCCGAAGGCATGGTGCTACTGGAAAATCACGGAAATGCACTGCCTTTAAAAAGCAGCCAGAAAAACATAGCCTTGCTGGGCAATGCCAGTTATGCTACCATTGCGGGTGGTACGGGCAGCGGCGATGTCAACAAAGTTCATGTAATTTCACTAGCCGGTGGATTGACTAATGCTGATTTTATGCCAGAAGCACAACTGGCCGCAACCTATAATTCTTATGTAAGCGATTGGCGCAAGCGTTCGCGCGAATTAAATATTGCCGACTATCAGTTAAATACCCTGGCCGCTAAATGTGATGTCGCAGTGCTCACTATCGGTCGCAACAGCGGCGAAACCAAGGATCGTGACCTTGACTCAAACTATCACCTGAAACCGGCCGAATTATCATTGATTGATCGCACGGCCACTGCTTTCCATCAGCAGGGTAAAAAACTCATCATCGTACTAAATATTTGCGGTCCGATTGATACCAAAGCTTGGAGAACTAAAGCCGACGCCATACTGCTGGCCTGGCAACCCGGCCAGGAGGCCGGTGATGCCATGGCCGATGTGCTGACCGGGAAAGTAAATCCTTCGGGTAAACTGGCTACCACTTTTACCGAGAATTACGAAGACGTTCCCTCAGCACGAGATTTCCCTGGTACACCTGCCGCTAGTCCAGAGCAAGTAGCTTACAGGGAGGGTATTTATGTGGGCTATCGGTACTATGATACTTTTAATATTAAACCAGCTTATGAGTTTGGTTATGGCCTGTCTTACACCACTTTTAAGATCAGCCCGGTAAAACTAGCTGCGGCTCTGGTTAAAAATAGGTTAACGGCCCAGGTTACCATAACCAATACCGGCAAAGTAGCGGGTAAGGAAGTGGTGCAGGTTTACGTGGCCGCCCCGGCAAAATCAATTGCAAAGCCAGCACAAGAACTAAAAGATTTTGCCAAAACGCGATTACTCAAACCGGGCGAGTCGCAAACCTTCACTTTTAATATTCCGGTAGCCAGTCTGGCATCTTTCCATAACGATAAAAACGCCTGGATAACCGATGCCGGGCAATACCTATTAAAGATAGGCACCTCATCAAGACAAATAGCACAGACAAGCATTTTCAATATCTCGGCAACGATGGTAACCGAGCGTGTGCATAGCGTACTGCATCCTCCGCAATCGGTAGATGTTTATAATGCTCAATAA
- a CDS encoding two-component regulator propeller domain-containing protein, with product MLILSLAAFTAFNPADWKPVHRPIKFIKKALVAFLLSACICSAAAAQVSYTVEQIGLEKGLSNSAARSFCQDRNGFIWIGTNDGLNRYDGYEFKVFRKREGDTTGLINNWINVIAEDATAHLWIGTHGGVSVYDPVTGKFSTVMFRQREGAPLQRLINDTEGILFDQQGNACLRITDGRLIVFKEGSLQSGRVVNTNQGKVTAICNGTGQTIWALVEGKGLCKYNLQSGALQFITKAPFGVSRILADHDALWLSGNGELHHYNIATNTFDRHFGHADGLSSSRISDLQLVNNQQLWVGTDGGGINILDKSTGKFSYMEAGDSRSSLSSNAVLALYKDKQSRIWIGTYRGGINIIDPHRSNFQTIGHEPGNPNSLTNNFVLAICQLDAAHLWIGTDGGGASLLDRRTNRFTNYVHRQHDAASIGGNSLTSICKDYRNDIWFATYDGGLSRYLPSTRTFAQYEAWTGGKPLNNATFWLLYEDRARQLWTGALQHGLFKLNRAHQRFEQFDATLNDLLVLYQDKKGQLWGGGWTSLVKIDTLHKQHHRFTIGHAVRAMFEDKQGQLWLGTEGGLVLFDRASGQIVKKYTTADGLANDHIMNMQPDEHDGLWLSTYNGLSRFDLRTRTFRTYSTADGLSEREFNYNAGLRLINGEIAFGGARGLTLFNPQKVYGNRGAPQLVFTGLNINNAPVEESPGYITGTQQGKITEVKVPYDQAVFTFNFTAIDFPYSDHIDYRYRLLNRDADWTNCGTGRSASYARLSPGSYDFQVSCTNRTGNWSEHVISVHVVVLPPWYRTWWATLVFVMAAIGAVYGFFSYRIRQTRMTYEIMLARENEKRQKAIQESERQIHNNRLEFFTSISHEFRTPLSLIINPVKDMLMREHHDDKKELNIIHRNARRLLSLVDQLLLFRKVDSGLGQMTVVALDARDLCSDIFQCFAQQARTNGVEYLFIAPDAPLLIYGDREKLEIILFNLLSNALKFTPPGGRITLELEDESDGEIKIKVSDTGCGIAPEEGERLFEQFYQSRSGGRPVKAGFGIGLYLAHRFAQQHAGSLSYQSQTGEGTIFLLTLKKGKAHFDQAQISEDTVSESSLLEELIADDQQVLPAEPLKTFKTAEVFTERKVILVVDDDSDMRNYVCDIFKDQYIVHQAADGETAMLMVKEKTPDLVISDVMMPGISGIAFCSWLKNDPAYSYIPVILLTASSSTENRLKGLDGGADDYLSKPFEKDLLVTRVSNLLTIRDNLRTYFYNEITLQTNPVNISEEYKLFLQKCIEVIETHLTDAQFSIGVLASEIGMSHSNLYRKVKLMSGYTVAAFIRLIRLRKAAELLINSSYNINQVAAATGFNDIKYFRTQFSKLFGMSPSEFTKKNRPVFSKKVNTKW from the coding sequence TTGTTAATTTTATCCCTCGCCGCATTTACGGCCTTTAACCCTGCTGACTGGAAACCTGTGCATCGCCCAATTAAATTTATTAAAAAAGCGTTGGTCGCCTTCCTGCTATCTGCTTGCATTTGCAGCGCGGCGGCGGCACAGGTATCCTATACCGTAGAGCAGATCGGGCTTGAAAAAGGATTATCTAACAGTGCGGCACGCAGTTTTTGCCAGGACCGTAACGGGTTTATCTGGATTGGTACCAACGACGGGTTGAACCGCTATGACGGTTATGAGTTTAAAGTGTTTCGCAAGCGTGAAGGTGATACCACGGGGCTGATTAATAATTGGATTAATGTGATAGCGGAAGATGCAACTGCGCACCTTTGGATTGGTACCCATGGCGGCGTGAGCGTGTATGATCCGGTTACCGGCAAGTTCTCAACAGTAATGTTTCGGCAGAGGGAAGGTGCTCCCTTACAACGCCTAATCAACGATACCGAAGGGATTCTTTTTGATCAGCAAGGAAATGCCTGTCTGCGTATAACTGATGGCCGCCTGATTGTATTTAAGGAAGGTTCGTTACAGTCTGGCAGGGTGGTTAATACAAATCAGGGCAAAGTAACTGCCATTTGTAATGGTACCGGCCAAACCATTTGGGCGCTGGTAGAGGGTAAGGGGCTTTGTAAGTATAATCTGCAAAGTGGGGCATTGCAATTTATAACTAAGGCGCCTTTTGGGGTAAGCCGTATACTGGCAGATCACGACGCACTATGGCTATCGGGCAATGGCGAGCTGCATCATTATAATATTGCCACTAATACTTTCGACCGCCATTTTGGGCATGCCGATGGATTAAGCTCTTCGCGTATTTCAGATTTGCAGCTGGTTAACAATCAGCAACTTTGGGTCGGGACGGATGGCGGCGGCATCAACATCCTTGATAAAAGTACAGGCAAATTCAGCTATATGGAAGCGGGCGATAGTCGATCTTCATTGAGCAGCAACGCGGTACTTGCTCTATATAAAGACAAACAATCGCGCATTTGGATAGGCACTTACCGGGGCGGTATCAATATTATTGATCCGCATCGGTCCAATTTTCAAACTATCGGGCATGAGCCGGGCAATCCTAATAGCCTGACCAATAACTTTGTGCTGGCCATCTGCCAGCTTGATGCCGCGCACCTTTGGATAGGTACCGATGGTGGAGGAGCCAGTTTGCTTGACCGCCGCACCAACCGTTTTACCAACTATGTTCATCGCCAGCATGATGCTGCTTCTATTGGCGGTAATTCTTTAACCAGCATTTGTAAAGATTATCGCAACGATATTTGGTTTGCTACTTATGACGGTGGTTTAAGCCGATACCTGCCTTCTACCCGAACTTTTGCTCAATATGAGGCCTGGACAGGGGGTAAGCCTCTTAATAATGCTACTTTCTGGCTGCTATATGAAGACCGCGCGCGCCAGTTATGGACCGGGGCGTTACAGCATGGTCTTTTTAAGCTTAACCGCGCGCATCAACGTTTTGAGCAATTTGATGCCACGCTTAATGACCTGCTGGTGCTATATCAGGATAAGAAAGGCCAGTTGTGGGGCGGTGGCTGGACGTCATTAGTAAAAATTGATACCCTGCACAAACAACATCATCGTTTTACCATAGGCCACGCTGTGCGTGCCATGTTTGAAGATAAGCAGGGACAATTATGGCTGGGTACAGAAGGCGGCCTGGTATTATTTGATCGGGCCAGCGGCCAGATCGTTAAAAAATATACCACTGCAGATGGCCTGGCTAATGATCATATTATGAACATGCAGCCAGACGAACATGATGGTTTATGGCTGAGCACTTATAACGGATTATCGCGGTTTGATCTGCGCACGCGCACGTTCCGTACCTATTCTACGGCCGACGGCCTGTCTGAAAGGGAGTTTAATTATAATGCCGGATTACGCCTGATTAATGGTGAAATTGCATTTGGCGGCGCTCGCGGATTAACCCTGTTTAATCCGCAAAAAGTGTATGGTAACAGGGGGGCGCCGCAGTTGGTATTTACGGGGCTCAATATTAATAACGCCCCTGTTGAAGAATCACCAGGCTACATAACCGGTACGCAGCAGGGTAAGATTACCGAGGTTAAGGTGCCTTATGATCAGGCCGTCTTTACTTTCAATTTTACAGCTATTGATTTTCCTTACAGCGATCATATTGATTACCGCTACCGTTTATTGAACCGTGATGCCGACTGGACAAATTGCGGTACCGGTCGCAGTGCTTCTTATGCCCGCCTGTCGCCCGGTAGTTATGATTTTCAGGTTAGCTGTACTAATCGTACCGGTAATTGGAGTGAGCATGTTATTAGTGTGCACGTTGTTGTGCTGCCGCCATGGTACCGAACCTGGTGGGCCACACTTGTTTTTGTGATGGCTGCTATTGGAGCGGTATATGGCTTTTTTAGCTACCGCATCAGGCAAACCCGTATGACTTATGAGATTATGCTGGCCCGCGAGAATGAGAAACGCCAGAAAGCCATTCAGGAAAGCGAGCGTCAGATCCATAACAACAGGCTGGAGTTTTTTACCAGTATATCGCATGAGTTCCGCACGCCATTGTCGCTTATTATCAATCCCGTAAAAGATATGCTGATGCGTGAGCATCATGACGATAAAAAAGAGCTGAATATCATTCACCGTAACGCCCGCCGCTTACTGAGTTTGGTTGATCAGTTGCTGTTGTTCCGTAAGGTTGATTCCGGCCTGGGCCAGATGACGGTAGTTGCGCTGGATGCACGCGATTTGTGCAGTGATATTTTTCAATGCTTTGCTCAACAGGCGCGCACCAATGGCGTTGAATATTTGTTTATAGCGCCAGACGCACCGCTACTGATCTACGGCGACCGCGAAAAGCTGGAGATCATTTTATTCAATCTGCTGTCTAATGCCCTGAAATTTACGCCACCAGGCGGACGTATAACGCTTGAACTGGAAGATGAATCTGATGGAGAAATCAAGATTAAAGTAAGTGATACCGGTTGTGGCATAGCGCCTGAAGAAGGTGAGCGCTTATTTGAGCAATTTTACCAGTCACGGTCTGGCGGACGCCCGGTTAAGGCTGGCTTTGGTATTGGTTTGTACCTGGCCCACCGGTTTGCACAGCAGCATGCCGGCAGCCTGAGTTATCAAAGTCAAACAGGCGAGGGGACGATCTTCCTGCTCACCCTGAAAAAAGGCAAAGCCCATTTTGATCAGGCGCAGATAAGTGAAGATACGGTTTCAGAATCGTCATTACTGGAAGAATTAATAGCCGATGACCAGCAAGTACTACCGGCAGAACCGCTCAAAACATTTAAAACTGCCGAAGTATTTACCGAGCGCAAAGTGATTTTGGTGGTGGACGATGATAGCGATATGCGCAATTACGTATGCGATATATTTAAAGACCAATACATCGTACATCAAGCCGCCGATGGCGAAACGGCCATGCTGATGGTCAAAGAAAAAACGCCCGATCTGGTAATTAGTGATGTAATGATGCCTGGCATAAGCGGCATAGCGTTTTGCAGTTGGCTGAAAAATGATCCGGCTTATAGTTATATCCCTGTTATCTTGCTAACGGCCAGTTCCTCGACCGAGAACCGTTTGAAGGGGCTGGACGGTGGCGCCGACGATTACCTGAGCAAACCCTTCGAAAAAGATCTGTTGGTAACCCGGGTGTCTAACCTGTTGACCATTCGTGATAATCTGCGGACGTATTTTTATAATGAGATTACGCTGCAAACCAACCCGGTAAATATCTCCGAGGAGTATAAATTGTTTTTACAGAAATGCATCGAGGTAATCGAAACACATCTTACAGATGCACAATTCAGCATAGGGGTGCTGGCGTCAGAGATAGGCATGAGCCATTCCAATCTTTACCGAAAGGTAAAGTTAATGTCGGGCTATACGGTTGCAGCGTTTATCAGGCTTATCAGGTTGCGTAAAGCGGCAGAGTTGCTCATCAACTCCAGCTATAACATTAACCAGGTGGCGGCGGCAACCGGCTTTAATGATATTAAATATTTCCGCACACAGTTCTCCAAACTGTTCGGTATGTCGCCGTCAGAGTTTACCAAAAAGAATCGTCCGGTGTTTAGTAAAAAGGTAAACACAAAGTGGTAA
- a CDS encoding glycoside hydrolase family 3 N-terminal domain-containing protein, whose translation MCKLKISLLSIAFAGVQLTAFAQHRTINQRVDSVMRLMTLDEKIGQLNQYSGRETTGPVTQSTSITDAIKQGRVGSMLNVQTVKNVRPLQELAMQSRLKIPLLFGMDVIHGYKTIFPEPLAESASWDMSIIRQSAHIAAVEASAAGLNWTFAPMVDIARDPRWGRIMEGAGEDTYLGSQIARARVLGFQGDKLGGADALMACAKHFAAYGAVSSGRDYNDVEMSEHQLWETYLPPFKAAIDAGVATFMSSFNTLNGVPTAASNYLQRDILKGKWNYSGFVVSDWGSIDQMVKWGYVADKKQGALKAIISGCDMDMMSNAYIDNLKQLVAEKQVNIKIIDDAVKRILYKKFELGLFDDPYRFCNEERQEKALNDPAHKEAALHTAERSIVLLKNQQGLLPLQKHGQNIALIGPLVKSKRDLQGNWIGAAEFGRVVSMYEGLTQKLGNDVHFTYAAGTTIKGADTAGIGEAVAVASKADIVIMALGEAGDMSGESKSRADIGLPGRQMELFNAVKATGKPVVVVLMAGRPLIFNEIADKADAILYAWFLGDEGGPAIANVLTGDYNPSGKLPVTFPRSMGQIPLTYNGYKTGHPYVATSNNYQTGYMDVPNTPRYAFGYGLSYTDFKYSDLKLDQPIMTKNGAINASFTLTNTGKYAGEEVVQLYINDPFASIVQPMKKLKGFQKIALKSGESKTITFKIDNDMLSFYNQQLQWASEPGSFKLMIGSGSDDIRLQSDFKLQ comes from the coding sequence ATGTGTAAATTAAAGATCAGTCTTTTGAGTATAGCGTTTGCCGGAGTGCAGTTAACGGCGTTTGCTCAACATAGAACCATCAACCAGCGGGTAGATTCGGTAATGCGGTTAATGACGCTGGATGAAAAGATAGGTCAGCTCAACCAATACTCCGGTCGCGAAACTACCGGGCCGGTTACCCAAAGCACCAGTATTACAGATGCCATTAAACAAGGCCGGGTGGGCTCAATGCTCAACGTGCAGACCGTGAAAAATGTGCGCCCGCTGCAGGAACTGGCCATGCAATCGCGCCTTAAAATACCGCTGTTGTTTGGTATGGATGTGATACATGGTTATAAAACCATCTTCCCTGAGCCATTGGCCGAGTCAGCATCATGGGATATGTCAATTATCCGTCAATCGGCGCATATAGCAGCGGTGGAGGCTTCTGCGGCCGGATTGAACTGGACTTTTGCCCCCATGGTAGACATAGCCCGCGACCCACGCTGGGGCCGTATTATGGAAGGAGCAGGAGAGGATACCTATCTGGGCAGCCAGATTGCCAGGGCCCGTGTGCTGGGTTTCCAGGGCGATAAGCTGGGTGGTGCCGATGCACTGATGGCCTGCGCCAAGCATTTTGCGGCTTATGGCGCGGTGTCATCCGGCCGTGATTATAACGATGTGGAGATGAGCGAGCACCAACTTTGGGAGACTTATTTGCCGCCGTTTAAAGCTGCAATTGATGCAGGCGTGGCCACCTTCATGAGCTCGTTTAATACGCTGAACGGCGTGCCAACCGCTGCCAGCAATTATCTGCAGCGCGACATTTTGAAAGGCAAATGGAACTATTCTGGCTTTGTGGTAAGTGATTGGGGATCAATAGACCAGATGGTTAAATGGGGTTATGTGGCCGATAAAAAACAAGGCGCTCTAAAAGCCATTATTTCTGGTTGCGATATGGATATGATGAGCAACGCCTACATTGACAACCTGAAACAACTGGTGGCCGAAAAGCAGGTAAATATTAAAATAATAGACGATGCCGTAAAACGCATCTTATACAAAAAGTTTGAGCTGGGTTTATTTGATGATCCTTACCGCTTTTGTAATGAAGAACGCCAGGAAAAAGCACTGAATGATCCTGCACATAAAGAAGCGGCGCTGCATACTGCTGAACGTTCTATTGTGTTGCTGAAAAATCAGCAAGGCCTATTGCCGTTGCAAAAACATGGTCAGAATATAGCATTGATTGGTCCGCTTGTAAAGTCTAAGCGCGATTTACAGGGCAACTGGATTGGCGCTGCCGAGTTTGGCCGCGTGGTGAGCATGTACGAGGGCCTAACCCAAAAGCTGGGTAACGATGTGCATTTTACCTATGCCGCAGGCACAACAATTAAGGGTGCCGATACCGCAGGTATTGGCGAAGCCGTTGCCGTAGCCAGCAAGGCAGACATAGTAATTATGGCGCTGGGCGAAGCCGGCGATATGAGCGGTGAATCAAAATCGCGTGCTGACATTGGTTTACCGGGCCGCCAGATGGAATTGTTTAATGCCGTTAAGGCCACAGGCAAGCCGGTTGTGGTGGTGCTGATGGCCGGTCGCCCGCTTATTTTTAATGAGATTGCCGATAAGGCCGATGCTATTCTATATGCCTGGTTTTTGGGCGATGAGGGTGGCCCGGCCATTGCCAATGTGCTTACCGGCGATTATAATCCGTCAGGTAAATTGCCGGTTACCTTCCCTCGTTCTATGGGGCAAATCCCGCTTACTTATAACGGGTATAAAACCGGGCACCCGTATGTGGCCACCAGCAATAATTATCAAACCGGGTATATGGATGTGCCTAATACCCCGCGCTATGCTTTTGGCTATGGTTTGAGCTATACTGATTTTAAGTATAGTGACCTGAAGCTGGATCAACCCATCATGACAAAAAACGGCGCTATCAATGCTAGCTTTACCCTTACCAACACAGGTAAATATGCCGGTGAAGAAGTAGTGCAGCTTTATATTAATGACCCTTTTGCATCTATTGTGCAGCCGATGAAAAAGCTGAAAGGTTTCCAAAAAATAGCCTTAAAATCAGGTGAATCTAAAACCATAACGTTTAAGATCGATAACGATATGCTTTCCTTCTATAATCAGCAGTTGCAATGGGCGTCAGAGCCGGGAAGCTTCAAGCTGATGATTGGCAGCGGGTCTGACGATATCCGTTTACAAAGCGATTTTAAACTGCAATAA